One window of Alkaliphilus metalliredigens QYMF genomic DNA carries:
- the jag gene encoding RNA-binding cell elongation regulator Jag/EloR: protein MNMTEAMGKTIDEAIEIGLKELNKTKEQVEIEIIDQPSKGFLGFIGTKMAKVQLTVVNQVEDEARNFLKDVLEGMTIPDVDIQIERNQDILNITLEGPNMGVVIGRRGQTLDAVQYLVSLVVNKGEDKYVKVILDTENYRQKREETLVRLANKMARKAKKIGKTVALEPMNPYERRVIHSTLQGSPFVQTYSEGEEPYRKVVISLKK, encoded by the coding sequence ATGAATATGACCGAAGCAATGGGTAAAACGATTGATGAAGCCATTGAAATAGGTTTAAAGGAACTTAATAAAACTAAGGAACAGGTTGAGATTGAAATAATAGATCAACCTTCCAAGGGTTTTTTGGGTTTTATTGGAACAAAAATGGCAAAGGTGCAATTAACAGTTGTCAACCAGGTAGAGGATGAGGCTAGAAACTTCCTAAAGGATGTTTTGGAGGGCATGACCATTCCGGACGTTGATATTCAAATCGAAAGAAACCAAGACATATTGAATATTACATTAGAAGGACCCAATATGGGCGTTGTCATTGGACGAAGAGGCCAGACACTAGATGCGGTTCAGTACTTAGTTAGTTTAGTCGTTAATAAGGGCGAAGATAAATATGTAAAGGTTATTCTTGATACAGAAAACTATCGACAAAAAAGAGAAGAGACATTAGTTCGTTTAGCAAACAAAATGGCTCGAAAAGCTAAAAAAATAGGCAAAACAGTTGCATTAGAACCAATGAATCCATATGAAAGAAGAGTAATTCATTCAACTCTTCAAGGAAGTCCTTTTGTGCAGACATATAGTGAGGGTGAAGAGCCTTATCGGAAGGTAGTCATTTCTCTAAAAAAATAA
- the mnmE gene encoding tRNA uridine-5-carboxymethylaminomethyl(34) synthesis GTPase MnmE: MFLDDTIAAIATAHGEAGIGIVRISGEKALHIIDQVFQSKQGKKLKDISPRRITYGHIIDTERNERIDEVLVSYMKGPHTYTTEDVVEINCHGGMIPVKRILELILRKGARAADAGEFTKRAFLNGRIDLAQAEAVMDLVSAKTDMGFDVALNQLEGSLSKRVKKVKDELLDMLAHIEVSIDFSDEDVDEVTLDLLLKQSMEIEKKIKVLLETADTGKILREGLNTVIVGKPNVGKSSLLNALLKESRAIVTEVPGTTRDAIEEHFNIRGIPLNLIDTAGIRETEDIVEKIGVERSKAFFNKADLIILMLDASRELTPEDLQIMELVKSKKALILVNKTDLTSQIDYDRIIEIVGEKKVIKISLIEESGLEEVEEALVEIVYKGETRAKDSLLVTNVRHKNALERALESLTDGVQAIKQKMPLDFVEVDVKNAWDALGEITGDTVGEDLLDHIFQNFCIGK; the protein is encoded by the coding sequence ATGTTTTTAGATGATACAATTGCGGCGATTGCCACAGCCCATGGAGAAGCAGGAATCGGTATTGTAAGAATTAGTGGTGAGAAAGCACTCCATATAATAGATCAAGTATTTCAATCTAAACAAGGGAAAAAATTGAAGGATATTTCTCCTAGACGAATTACATATGGGCATATTATCGATACAGAGCGAAATGAACGTATTGATGAAGTCTTGGTTTCGTATATGAAGGGACCACATACCTATACCACAGAGGATGTCGTAGAAATTAACTGTCATGGTGGGATGATTCCTGTAAAGCGTATATTAGAATTAATTTTACGCAAGGGTGCCAGAGCTGCAGATGCTGGAGAATTTACAAAGCGTGCTTTTTTGAATGGTAGAATTGATTTAGCCCAGGCAGAGGCTGTAATGGACTTGGTTAGTGCAAAAACAGATATGGGTTTTGATGTGGCATTAAATCAATTAGAAGGGTCTCTTTCTAAACGAGTTAAAAAAGTGAAGGATGAGCTTTTAGATATGTTAGCCCATATTGAAGTATCCATTGATTTTTCAGATGAAGACGTAGATGAAGTTACTTTAGATTTACTCTTAAAGCAAAGTATGGAGATTGAAAAAAAGATAAAAGTCTTATTGGAAACAGCGGATACTGGAAAGATATTGAGGGAAGGGCTCAACACAGTGATTGTAGGAAAGCCCAATGTAGGAAAGTCTTCATTACTAAACGCACTATTAAAGGAATCAAGGGCCATTGTGACGGAAGTGCCAGGCACAACAAGGGATGCCATTGAAGAACATTTTAACATAAGAGGAATTCCATTAAATTTAATTGATACAGCAGGAATTAGGGAAACAGAAGATATTGTAGAAAAAATAGGGGTAGAAAGATCCAAGGCGTTTTTTAATAAAGCAGACTTAATCATTTTAATGCTGGATGCATCTAGAGAGTTAACCCCAGAGGATCTACAAATTATGGAGCTAGTCAAAAGTAAAAAAGCCTTAATATTAGTTAATAAAACTGACTTAACGTCACAAATTGATTATGATCGAATCATAGAAATTGTGGGGGAAAAGAAGGTGATCAAGATTTCACTTATAGAAGAAAGTGGCTTAGAGGAAGTAGAGGAAGCCTTAGTAGAAATCGTTTATAAGGGTGAAACAAGGGCTAAGGATAGTCTACTGGTCACAAATGTACGACATAAAAATGCTTTAGAAAGAGCTTTAGAGAGCCTAACAGACGGAGTACAAGCAATCAAGCAAAAAATGCCCCTTGATTTTGTAGAGGTTGATGTAAAAAATGCTTGGGATGCATTAGGTGAGATCACAGGAGATACAGTGGGAGAAGATTTATTAGATCATATATTCCAAAACTTTTGTATTGGGAAGTAG